From Anopheles darlingi chromosome 2, idAnoDarlMG_H_01, whole genome shotgun sequence, the proteins below share one genomic window:
- the LOC125952741 gene encoding FAD-dependent oxidoreductase domain-containing protein 1 produces MFQSLHRRSTKLGLLRRLTNGTTRCFASSSGDGDERKRGSSPGSTNDLSQSVEANKENPISRTLKLLGNDARRVKKFILPNSATGGKGSGEESIENYLERYRRDDFQSHCDILVIGGGGVGSSIAYWLKKRARDGLNVVVVEKDATYSQASTCLSVGGLRQQFSIVENIQMSLYGADFMRNSKDYLGEDVDLNFTPFGYLLLATEAGAEQLQENSKLQNALGAKNELLTASRLKQRFPWMNTDGIALGCHGLEKEGWFDPWALLSGFKKRAIEYGAHYVEAEMVGFGFRQQPDILAEGIDEGAYEGLDRAFLKMKDGEIREVKFAIAIIAAGAQSGAVARMARIGHGKGMLSVPLPVEPRKRYVYVFQCENDKGPGINTPLTIDPTGTYFRRDGLGGNYLAGKSPLPEDEPSVDTLDVDHGYFDKAVWPNLAKLVPSFEAIKVKNSWAGYYEFNTFDENGIVGPHPYYNNLYIATGFSGHGIQQTPAVGRAVSEMIIDGGFRTVDLTRFGFDRILIDQPMYEANIF; encoded by the exons ATGTTCCAATCGCTACATCGGCGATCAACAAAACTCGGCCTGCTGCGTCGACTAACGAACGGCACCACGAGGTGTTTCGCCTCATCctccggcgatggcgacgaaaggaaaagaggatCATCTCCGGGAAGCACCAACGATCTCTCGCAAAGCGTGGAAGCCAACAAAGAAAATCCCATTTCGCGAACGCTCAAACTGCTCGGCAATGATGCGAGGCGTGTAAAAAAGTTCATCCTGCCTAACAGTGCTACCGGTGGCAAAGGAAGCGGAGAAGAGTCGATCGAAAACTATCTGGAACGTTACCGACGGGATGATTTCCAGTCGCACTGTGATATCCTTGTTATCGGTGGCGGGGGAGTCGGCTCCTCGATCGCGTACTGGCTGAAGAAACGTGCACGGGACGGGCTGAATGTGGTAGTGGTAGAAAAGGATGCGACTTACTCGCAAGCATCCACCTGTCTGTCGGTGGGTGGGCTGCGACAACAGTTCTCGATCGTGGAGAACATTCAAATGAGTCTGTACGGGGCAGATTTTATGCGCAACAGCAAGGACTATCTTGGCGAGGATGTCGACCTGAACTTCACACCGTTCGGGTACCTTCTGCTGGCGACTGAAGCCGGCGCGGAACAGCTACAGGAGAACTCGAAGCTACAGAATGCACTCGGGGCGAAGAACGAGTTGCTAACCGCTAGCCGTCTGAAGCAACGTTTTCCCTGGATGAACACCGATGGTATAGCGCTCGGTTGCCATGGGCtagagaaggaaggatggtTCGATCCGTGGGCTCTGCTTAGTGGCTTCAAAAAGCGAGCCATCGAATACGGTGCACATTACGTAGAGGCCGAAatggttggtttcggtttccggcAACAACCGGATATTCTGGCCGAAGGGATCGACGAAGGCGCATACGAAGGTCTCGATCGTGCGTTCCTTAAGATGAAGGATGGTGAAATTCGCGAGGTAAAGTTTGCCATTGCGATCATCGCTGCCGGTGCTCAGTCGGGAGCTGTGGCGCGGATGGCACGAATTGGACACGGCAAGGGAATGCTTTCGGTTCCTCTACCCGTCGAGCCACGGAAGCGgtacgtgtatgtgtttcAGTGTGAAAATGATAAGGGACCAGGCATTAACACACCACTTACGATCGACCCGACTGGAACGTACTTCCGGCGGGACGGGCTTGGCGGGAACTATCTTGCCGGAAAGAGTCCGCTACCAGAAGACGAGCCTTCAGTCGACACGCTGGATGTCGATCATGGGTACTTTGACAAGGCCGTGTGGCCAAATCTGGCCAAGCTGGTACCCAGTTTCGAAGCCATAAAAGTGAAAAACTCTTGGGCGGGATACTATGAGTTCAATACCTTCGACGAGAACGGCATTGTAGGACCGCATCCGTACTACAACAACCTTTACATTGCTACTGGATTTAGTGGACACG GTATCCAACAAACGCCAGCTGTTGGGAGAGCCGTGTCAGAGATGATCATCGATGGAGGCTTCCGGACGGTCGATCTGAcccggttcggtttcgataGGATCCTCATTGATCAACCGATGTACGAAGCGAACATTTTCTAG
- the LOC125959114 gene encoding probable 26S proteasome non-ATPase regulatory subunit 3, with the protein MVTQTAAPSDSQPIVDVEMESAEDAEAAKKDAELLAVQEIRDHVRQIDKAVVSKEPRFILRVLRSLPTTRKKLGLVVVRSLAVQLYPAGPERDGIMAYIEEYPAGAQEPELPRPRAAIKSPVPEADVYFHLLLLVRLLDKNELAKATKCSQDLITKIVGQNRRSLDLIAAKCYYYHSRVAELNGNLESIRVFLHSRLRTATLRNDFEGQAVLINCLLRNYLHYSLYDQADKLVNKSVFPETASNNEWARFLYYLGRIKAAKLEYSVAHKQLVQALRKAPQQAAVGFRQTVQKLVIVVELLLGDIPERKVFRQAALRRSLGPYFQLTQAVRLGNLQRFGEVLENFGEQFRQDHTFTLIIRLRHNVIKTAIRSIGLAYSRISPQDIARKLGLDSPEDAEFIVAKAIRDGVIEATLDPEKGYMRSKESTDIYSTREPQLAFHQRISFCLDLHNQSVKAMRYPPKSYGKELESAEERREREQQDLELAKEMAEEDDDGF; encoded by the coding sequence ATGGTGACCCAAACGGCTGCCCCGTCCGACAGTCAGCCGATCGTGGACGTTGAGATGGAGAGTGCCGAGGATGCGGAGGCAGCGAAGAAGGACGCCGAGTTGCTGGCCGTCCAGGAGATCCGGGACCATGTTCGACAGATCGACAAAGCGGTCGTCAGCAAGGAACCGCGGTTTATTCTGCGTGTGCTGCGATCGCTTCCGACGACCCGCAAGAAGTTGGGCCTCGTGGTGGTGCGCTCGCTGGCAGTCCAGCTTTATCCGGCCGGTCCGGAAAGAGACGGTATAATGGCGTACATCGAGGAGTATCCGGCGGGAGCTCAGGAACCGGAACTGCCTCGTCCTCGCGCTGCCATCAAGAGCCCGGTCCCGGAGGCGGACGTTTACTTccatctgttgctgctcgtccGGCTGCTGGATAAGAACGAGCTGGCGAAGGCGACCAAATGCTCGCAGGATCTGATTACGAAGATTGTAGGCCAAAATCGCCGTTCACTGGATCTGATTGCGGCCAAGTGCTACTACTATCACTCCCGTGTGGCTGAACTGAACGGTAATCTGGAGAGTATCCGAGTGTTCTTGCACTCTCGGCTGCGTACGGCCACACTGAGGAATGATTTCGAGGGACAGGCGGTGCTGATAAACTGCCTGCTGCGTAACTACCTTCACTACTCGCTGTACGATCAGGCCGACAAGCTAGTGAACAAATCTGTGTTCCCGGAGACCGCTAGCAACAACGAGTGGGCTCGTTTCCTGTATTATCTGGGTCGCATCAAGGCTGCAAAGTTGGAGTACAGCGTGGCACACAAACAGCTAGTGCAGGCGTTGCGGAAGGCCCCACAGCAGGCCGCCGTCGGTTTCCGGCAGACGGTACAGAAACTGGTAATCGTCGTCGAGTTACTACTCGGTGATATCCCCGAGCGTAAGGTGTTTCGACAGGCGGCATTGCGTCGTTCTCTTGGACCATACTTCCAGCTTACTCAGGCTGTGCGATTGGGCAACTTGCAGCGTTTCGGCGAGGTACTGGAGAATTTTGGCGAACAGTTCCGCCAGGATCACACCTTCACACTGATCATCCGGCTGCGCCACAACGTGATCAAGACTGCGATCAGATCAATTGGATTAGCCTACTCGCGCATTAGTCCGCAGGACATTGCCCGCAAGCTGGGTCTTGATTCTCCCGAAGATGCCGAGTTCATCGTGGCAAAGGCAATAAGGGACGGCGTGATCGAGGCGACGCTCGATCCGGAGAAGGGATACATGCGTAGCAAGGAAAGCACGGACATCTATTCTACACGCGAACCGCAGCTCGCCTTCCATCAGCGAATTTCCTTCTGTCTGGATCTGCACAACCAGAGCGTAAAGGCAATGCGATACCCGCCCAAATCGTACGGCAAGGAGCTGGAGAGTGCCGAAGAGAGACGCGAACGGGAGCAGCAAGATTTAGAGCTGGCCAAAGAGATGGCcgaagaggatgatgacggATTCTAA
- the LOC125950839 gene encoding apoptotic chromatin condensation inducer in the nucleus isoform X2 → MAPAEESPNVAANPVPSDRKPEPSASNEEEQKQAPEREAATFAESLEEPPKSTQQPQPAPRRRARFSSRPNDEPVVPTSEPAPAVAVAAEEPTKKLTRAEQHDEDLEAGEIKETDTSMRTEAQPDEANAQEAVAKESLRPRPQQRKRRWLSSKNADSKPAVIAISTDSLKNIISDVKPVPLADVKLGSSSETEGADGAAGSTEEDDRDKDSAKQRKSQRDPHDASQAQPSRQRVSSSTEKENIAMETDGPNGNEQQQQPLQQQQPLAQKPKPVGEKIAIARKISIVSDDGSVPGATVAPITVRPPSPAKHHASSILYITNLVRPFTVLQLKGLLARTGKIVENGFWIDKIKSKCYVKYETEDEATETRHALHGIRWPVSNPKCLVVDFGSEEAMEKAILSTLEDGSIRATVEGVKNSKEFGWSRDSSKKDEETPARPVREWDLGKKDAFDQDRDGRTGREREGGILSDERHREKVAGERERGRIDDGQQRDGRASRLDPIAGERGADRKRSADREFGRDRRRSTSVSPARKFKKKENEPPIRLLDDLFRKTKATPCIYWLPLTTEQIAVKEEQRRKNMAEHQRRVEEQRKAEEERERERKRERERRDRERDRERDRDRERDRDRDRDRRRSRSRERSRDDGGRRRHR, encoded by the exons ATGGCGCCTGCCGAAGAATCGCCCAATGTTGCTGCTAACCCAGTTCCATCTGATCGGAAACCGGAGCCATCAGCGTCAAATGAGGAAGAGCAAAAGCAAGCACCCGAAAGGGAGGCAGCGACCTTCGCGGAATCATTAGAGGAACCACCAAAGAGCACTCAACAACCGCAGCCTGCGCCACGCCGTCGCGCAAGATTCAGTTCTCGTCCAAACGATGAACCAGTGGTTCCGACAtcggaaccggcaccggcggttgcggttgctgccgAGGAACCGACGAAGAAGCTGACTCGTGCGGAGCAGCACGACGAGGATCTAGAGGCAGGCGAAATTAAGGAAACAGACACCAGTATGAGAACAGAGGCACAACCTGACGAAGCGAATGCACAGGAAGCCGTTGCAAAGGAATCACTGCGGCCCCGACCTCAACAGCGCAAGCGCCGTTGGTTGTCATCTAAAAATGCCGATTCCAAGCCTGCGGTCATTGCTATCTCGACGGATTCGCTAAAGAACATAATCTCTGACGTAAAGCCCGTTCCGCTGGCCGACGTGAAGCTAGGCTCATCTTCGGAAACGGAAGGAGCCGATGGCGCTGCGGGCAGTACGGAAGAAGATGATCGCGACAAGGATTCAGCGAAACAGCGTAAATCACAGCGCGATCCGCACGATGCCTCCCAGGCACAGCCATCGCGCCAACGCGTTTCATCGTCtaccgaaaaggaaaacatcgcCATGGAAACGGATGGCCCGAACGgtaacgaacagcagcaacagcccctgcagcagcagcagcccttggcccagaaaccgaaaccagTAGGTGAAAAGATTGCGATCGCTCGGAAGATTAGTATCGTTAGTGATGATGGAAGCGTGCCTGGAGCGACGGTTGCTCCGATCACTGTGCGACCTCCAAGCCCCGCTAAACACCATGCTAGTAGCATCCTATACATTACGAACCTAGTGCGTCCGTTCACAGTACTGCAGCTGAAAGGACTATTGGCACGTACTGGTAAGATCGTTGAGAATGGCTTCTGGATTGATAAGATCAAATCGAAATGCTACGTCAAATATGAAACAGAAGA CGAGGCAACAGAGACACGACATGCATTGCATGGAATacggtggccggtgtcgaACCCGAAATGTCTGGTAGTAGACTTCGGTAGTGaggaagcgatggaaaaagCTATCCTATCCACGCTAGAAGATGGCTCTATTCGGGCCACCGTGGAGGGAGTTAAGAACAGCAAGGAATTCGGTTGGTCTCGCGACTCGTCGAAGAAAGATGAG GAAACGCCCGCGCGCCCGGTACGCGAGTGGGATCTAGGGAAGAAGGATGCCTTCGATCAGGACCGGGATGGTCGAACGGGTCGTGAACGTGAGGGTGGAATATTGAGCGATGAGCGGCACCGGGAGAAGGTTGCTGGAGAGCGCGAACGAGGCCGGATCGACGATGGGCAGCAGCGGGATGGGCGAGCTAGCCGACTGGATCCTATCGCTGGTGAGCGTGGTGCGGATCGCAAACGATCAGCAGATCGTGAATTTGGACGCGATAGAAGACGCAGCACCAGCGTATCACCGG CGAGGAAGttcaagaagaaggaaaacgaacCACCTATTAGGTTGCTGGATGATTTGTTCCGCAAGACAAAGGCAACACCATGCATCTACTGGTTACCACTCACAACAGAGCAG ATTGCCGTCAAAGAGGAACAGCGCCGTAAGAATATGGCGGAGCATCAACGGCGAGTGGAGGAGCAGCGcaaggcggaggaggagcgtGAACGTGAGCGCAAGCGGGAACGTGAACGGCGTGATCGGGAACGTGATCGCGAGCGGGACCGTGATCGTGAGCGGGACCGCGACCGGGATCGCGACCGCCGTCGATCGCGTTCCCGCGAACGCAGccgcgatgatggtggacgTCGCAGGCACAGATAA
- the LOC125950839 gene encoding apoptotic chromatin condensation inducer in the nucleus isoform X1 → MRRKASAAVSTPEKATPRRSTRGRGRRSPSKSPEPEPDNDAPEYGGSAAQEDKNNSSSEDESTSSRKASTGKGRGRGSSTPRRKLDERPPSRARRNSRRDKEMQEQVAGEQTDENGGDTQESEKPQTAEVSVVETLAETQVDMTPMESIPEEPPQEEQGQQKKDDGDTEEQTLQPEAVTEAPEKQEQSSKISEPEPDPEPEAETPVAEEKVSHTNGDEEESEEDDSNQAVSRDADDDSKEIVNNRSRTRDDNGSEESGQEDEGKKRRGGNEDIEEAEQIMAPAEESPNVAANPVPSDRKPEPSASNEEEQKQAPEREAATFAESLEEPPKSTQQPQPAPRRRARFSSRPNDEPVVPTSEPAPAVAVAAEEPTKKLTRAEQHDEDLEAGEIKETDTSMRTEAQPDEANAQEAVAKESLRPRPQQRKRRWLSSKNADSKPAVIAISTDSLKNIISDVKPVPLADVKLGSSSETEGADGAAGSTEEDDRDKDSAKQRKSQRDPHDASQAQPSRQRVSSSTEKENIAMETDGPNGNEQQQQPLQQQQPLAQKPKPVGEKIAIARKISIVSDDGSVPGATVAPITVRPPSPAKHHASSILYITNLVRPFTVLQLKGLLARTGKIVENGFWIDKIKSKCYVKYETEDEATETRHALHGIRWPVSNPKCLVVDFGSEEAMEKAILSTLEDGSIRATVEGVKNSKEFGWSRDSSKKDEETPARPVREWDLGKKDAFDQDRDGRTGREREGGILSDERHREKVAGERERGRIDDGQQRDGRASRLDPIAGERGADRKRSADREFGRDRRRSTSVSPARKFKKKENEPPIRLLDDLFRKTKATPCIYWLPLTTEQIAVKEEQRRKNMAEHQRRVEEQRKAEEERERERKRERERRDRERDRERDRDRERDRDRDRDRRRSRSRERSRDDGGRRRHR, encoded by the exons ATGCGTCGCAAAGCGAGTGCCGCGGTGAGCACACCGGAAAAGGCAACCCCACGCCGGTCGACGAGGGGCCGGGGACGCCGATCACCGTCAAAGAGCCCCGAACCGGAGCCCGATAACGATGCGCCGGAATACGGTGGGAGCGCGGCCCAGGAGGAcaagaacaacagcagctccgAGGATGAGAGCACCAGCTCCCGTAAAGCATCCACCGGAAAGGGTCGTGGCCGTGGTAGCTCAACTCCACGACGTAAGCTCGACGAGCGTCCACCGTCACGTGCACGGCGCAACAGCCGGCGTGACAAGGAAATGCAAGAGCAAGTGGCTGGAGAGCAAACCGACGAAAATGGTGGCGACACTCAGGAATCGGAAAAGCCACAGACAGCAGAAGTAAGTGTCGTTGAAACCCTTGCCGAAACGCAGGTCGACATGACTCCCATGGAGTCGATACCGGAGGAGCCGCCGCAGGAAGAGCAAGGGCAGCAGAAAAAAGACGATGGCGACACCGAAGAACAAACTCTACAGCCCGAGGCTGTTACCGAGGCGCcagaaaaacaagaacaaagcAGCAAGATATCTGAGCCCGAGCCTGACCCCGAGCCCGAGGCGGAAACACCGGTAGCCGAAGAAAAGGTAAGTCATACAAATGGAGATGAGGAAGAGAGTGAAGAAGACGACAGCAACCAGGCAGTTTCTCGGGACGCAGATGATGATAGCAAAGAGATCGTTAACAATCGTTCTCGAACAAGGGATGATAATGGGTCCGAAGAAAGTGGCCAAGAAGATGAAGGCAAAAAGCGCCGAGGTGGGAACGAGGACATTGAAGAAGCGGAGCAAATCATGGCGCCTGCCGAAGAATCGCCCAATGTTGCTGCTAACCCAGTTCCATCTGATCGGAAACCGGAGCCATCAGCGTCAAATGAGGAAGAGCAAAAGCAAGCACCCGAAAGGGAGGCAGCGACCTTCGCGGAATCATTAGAGGAACCACCAAAGAGCACTCAACAACCGCAGCCTGCGCCACGCCGTCGCGCAAGATTCAGTTCTCGTCCAAACGATGAACCAGTGGTTCCGACAtcggaaccggcaccggcggttgcggttgctgccgAGGAACCGACGAAGAAGCTGACTCGTGCGGAGCAGCACGACGAGGATCTAGAGGCAGGCGAAATTAAGGAAACAGACACCAGTATGAGAACAGAGGCACAACCTGACGAAGCGAATGCACAGGAAGCCGTTGCAAAGGAATCACTGCGGCCCCGACCTCAACAGCGCAAGCGCCGTTGGTTGTCATCTAAAAATGCCGATTCCAAGCCTGCGGTCATTGCTATCTCGACGGATTCGCTAAAGAACATAATCTCTGACGTAAAGCCCGTTCCGCTGGCCGACGTGAAGCTAGGCTCATCTTCGGAAACGGAAGGAGCCGATGGCGCTGCGGGCAGTACGGAAGAAGATGATCGCGACAAGGATTCAGCGAAACAGCGTAAATCACAGCGCGATCCGCACGATGCCTCCCAGGCACAGCCATCGCGCCAACGCGTTTCATCGTCtaccgaaaaggaaaacatcgcCATGGAAACGGATGGCCCGAACGgtaacgaacagcagcaacagcccctgcagcagcagcagcccttggcccagaaaccgaaaccagTAGGTGAAAAGATTGCGATCGCTCGGAAGATTAGTATCGTTAGTGATGATGGAAGCGTGCCTGGAGCGACGGTTGCTCCGATCACTGTGCGACCTCCAAGCCCCGCTAAACACCATGCTAGTAGCATCCTATACATTACGAACCTAGTGCGTCCGTTCACAGTACTGCAGCTGAAAGGACTATTGGCACGTACTGGTAAGATCGTTGAGAATGGCTTCTGGATTGATAAGATCAAATCGAAATGCTACGTCAAATATGAAACAGAAGA CGAGGCAACAGAGACACGACATGCATTGCATGGAATacggtggccggtgtcgaACCCGAAATGTCTGGTAGTAGACTTCGGTAGTGaggaagcgatggaaaaagCTATCCTATCCACGCTAGAAGATGGCTCTATTCGGGCCACCGTGGAGGGAGTTAAGAACAGCAAGGAATTCGGTTGGTCTCGCGACTCGTCGAAGAAAGATGAG GAAACGCCCGCGCGCCCGGTACGCGAGTGGGATCTAGGGAAGAAGGATGCCTTCGATCAGGACCGGGATGGTCGAACGGGTCGTGAACGTGAGGGTGGAATATTGAGCGATGAGCGGCACCGGGAGAAGGTTGCTGGAGAGCGCGAACGAGGCCGGATCGACGATGGGCAGCAGCGGGATGGGCGAGCTAGCCGACTGGATCCTATCGCTGGTGAGCGTGGTGCGGATCGCAAACGATCAGCAGATCGTGAATTTGGACGCGATAGAAGACGCAGCACCAGCGTATCACCGG CGAGGAAGttcaagaagaaggaaaacgaacCACCTATTAGGTTGCTGGATGATTTGTTCCGCAAGACAAAGGCAACACCATGCATCTACTGGTTACCACTCACAACAGAGCAG ATTGCCGTCAAAGAGGAACAGCGCCGTAAGAATATGGCGGAGCATCAACGGCGAGTGGAGGAGCAGCGcaaggcggaggaggagcgtGAACGTGAGCGCAAGCGGGAACGTGAACGGCGTGATCGGGAACGTGATCGCGAGCGGGACCGTGATCGTGAGCGGGACCGCGACCGGGATCGCGACCGCCGTCGATCGCGTTCCCGCGAACGCAGccgcgatgatggtggacgTCGCAGGCACAGATAA
- the LOC125952742 gene encoding calcium load-activated calcium channel, translated as MWSDTLLIVFISIFTALLGEGLTWVMVYRTEKYQKLKGEVEKQSKKLEKRKETLGELLDKSHKKKIERDEEKLKNNNRDLSLVKMKSMFAIGFAFTALLSMFNTIFDGRIVARLPFVPISWIQGLSHRNLPGDDYTECSFIFLYILCTMSIRQNIQKMLGFAPSRAASKQAGGLFGPTPGQFK; from the exons ATGTGGTCCGATACGCTGCTAATCGTCTTCATTTCGATATTCACCGCCCTGCTCGGAGAAG GACTAACGTGGGTGATGGTATACCGGACGGAGAAGTACCAGAAGCTAAAAGGAGAGGTGGAAAAGCAGAGCAAAAAAT TGGAAAAACGCAAGGAAACGCTCGGTGAGCTGTTGGACAAGAGCCACAAGAAGAAAATCGAACGGGACGAGGAAAAGCTGAAGAACAACAACCGGGATCTGTCGTTGGTCAAGATGAAATCCATGTTTGCCATCGGTTTTGCCTTCACGGCACTTCTAAGCATGTTTAATACGAT CTTTGATGGACGGATTGTGGCGCGCCTACCGTTCGTACCGATCTCGTGGATCCAGGGACTGAGCCATCGGAACCTGCCCGGTGATGACTACACGGAATGTTCCTTCATTTTCCTGTACATTCTCTGCACGATGTCTATCCGACAGAACATCCAGAAAATGCTCGGTTTCGCACCGTCACGCGCGGCCAGTAAGCAGGCCGGTGGTCTTTTCGGCCCTACGCCAGGACAGTTCAAGTAG